The window ACATTGTAGCTAAGTATCAAGCTGATTATGATGCACCGGACAGTCATGGAAGGAGCGCATTACACTGGTGTGTAAATAATCCTATGTCATTTATATAGTTACATTGTTTGTTTCCCAAAATTCTCTTTTCAACCACTTTTGTTGCTTATTGGCTCTCCTCTTCGTGTAAAAGAGTGATATTATCTTCTCTTGATTTTAAACAGGGCTGCCGTTAAAGGGTTTGCCGATACTATTAGATTGCTTTTGTTTAGAGATGCTTCTCAAGGAAGACAGGATAAAGAAGGTAGGATGTAATGTATTCTAAGGTTCTCTGAGCTACATATGACGAAAACAGATTATATCATAAAGTGATAACTAATAATTTCAGTTGACAAAATTGAATGATTCTTGGATAAAATTCACTGTTAATTTTGCCAATTATGCATTCTGTTGTTTATTCTTTATGATATGCACATGCAATCTGTTTTTTACCTTCATGTGTTTGTTTTAGCCTTGTAGTTAAAGATTTTAGGATTCCAGACACACTTACAGTAGATAATTCATTTTCTCCATGCAACTTGGAATTGGGAGAAGGCTGCATTTGTCTTTATATTTTCTAGTTTATGCGGCtgggaatttttttaatggggAAACTCAAGGAGGGTATTTTATAGATGCCCCAAAGAGCTTTTTCTTGGAAAGTACAAGCTAATTGGTTCGAGGCATAGGAAAACATTttgattatgaaaaatatattgatgttCTGTTGGAAAACATCCTTCATGGACCTTAGATGTCTAGTCATTATTGCTTTGTTGTATTCAGTGGAAAACTATTGGTGtctagtaatttttttggctATTTAATTAGGGGAACCAGGAACAAATGCTTGCTTGTTTTTTAATCtatggagaaagaaaaagactAAAAGAGTAGATGACAAAACCATACAGACAAGAAGTTTTTCCTCCATTTGATTTTCGAGGAAAATGTACATATAGTAtacattttcttataaaactctactttgttttgtttcaaaatattaagtaaAATGTATGATTTTCAGATAGATATATTTCTCGTTTCTCCTTTTTCTGTCTTCCATCATTGCCAACCAGTGGTAAAGTGTCTAAAATTTGTATCTAGTTTTGTGAGTAAGGGATCTATAGTATATTAGTAGAAAGtcactatttaattttccctcctttaaattttaatcgCCTTATTTTGTGGCATTGGTAAATGGTCAATTGAGCAACTGAAACCATTTACCTCCTTCCTTTTAACTTATGCTTATTACTTTTTTGTCTAGGCTGTACGCCTTTGCACTGGGCTGCATTGAGAGGAAATGTTGAGGCCTGCAGTGTGCTTGCACATGCAGGTTCGAAGGAGGAATTATTGGTGAAAGATAAGGCGGGGAAAACTCCCCTGGAGCTTGCTTCTGATAAAGGTCATCGGCATATCGCTCTTTTCCTTGTATGTAACTCCATTGGTACTTGTAGTTGCAGTAATTTCGTATCACATTACTTGtggagaaaaatgagttgtcATATGGTATATTTTTCAGAGATAGCATTTGAAATGTGTTTAACTTTCTGTATCGTTGCTGTTCTGAGAGCTGTGCTATGTAGAGCAATGAGCTTAAGTGCTGTTCTGGTAGTGGCTACTGTGTTGACTTGGTCAAGCATATTCATATAGATCATTGAGTTTAAAGATCAAGAAGTCATCAATCTATTGATATTTCTGTTTAGACTAGGCATGACAATAGTTGTGGAAATTAGTTCAGGTGGGGTGTGTAACTATGGCTtgctttatttcaataatccTATTCAACTGAACGTTAGGTGAGTTTGTATAGATCTCTGGAGAGGAAACTGTATCCTCATCAGTAACGACAAATACTGTTAACTAATGACAATCTCTTTTTGTAAAACATCGTGATGTTTCATCGTAATTTGTAGAACTTTTTCACACCATCATCAGGataacaatatataatttggtCTGATGCAGTCAAATGCATTGAGGGCAAGAAGCAAGGATTGGAAACACAGGATATGCTCTAGACATGATGGAACAGTTGGTTATGCCCCAGTTCTTTTCTCATTAGTGGTTGTTAATGTGATACTGTTCATTAGCTGTGTCCTTTTTGGTAAGCCGacatgtgttttaatttttccgaGAGCCATGTTAGCATACCAGTTACCTAACTGATCATTATTCTTTATTGTGTCAGCTCCTAATCTAACAAAAGTTACTGCAATTGTTGGACTTTGGGGATGGACGGGCGTATCTTTTGCTGTTGGCTCTTTAATCATGTTCGCCCGGTGCAGTAGGTTAGGCTTCTACTTTCATAGTATAATATAACTGATCTTGGAGAGTCCAAATGTATGTTATTGTTTGAAGTGAGGCAATGTACTATACTCGTATGCCGTGAATAGAAGAGCCTATACTGCATAGGAAGAGAAGTATTACTTCTACCCGTGTCATGAATAGATTGAAAAAATGGGGTTTTAGGAAAATTTTAGTGGATGATGGGATGTTTCTGTTATACAGAATTGATATCTATTATCTATGAACACGGAAATAAGGGCTGAGTTCAAGTCaaataaagggaaaaaatattttctgagCTGTATTGTTTGGAAAAGTACATACTCTGAGTCTTGAAGTTTTTCTATAACTTTGAAACCTTGCATATTCTGAGTGCTGGACCCAACACTTTTTAGTGTAAATAAGAATACAAGGAAATTGCATTTTTGAATGAGAGTAAATGGACCCTGTCTAGTGTAACAAAATTACAAGGAAagttctttctttctttttatccTCATCTTGTATGTTGATTGTTGAAACAATCTAACCTTGTTCCTATTGCTAAAGCTTTTGATTGGACGTTAGTGATGATGTCTTACATTTTACTACAGTGCAGATCCAGgttatataaaaattggaaCTGCTAACCATTCTGATGCTGAGGTACTGATCTCCTTTTGACAAGTCGGTTACAGCATGATTTTTTAAGCTAAACCGCCCTTGTCATAGTGTTTGTTACTTTATTTGGAGCTGATTTGACTCTATATATCACCCAGGATCCtttattgaatattgatttgaatagCAACTGGAATGGAAATTGGTCTCAACTCTGCCCTACCTGCAAGGTTCCTCTATAATACCATACTTTGAAATCTGAATGTACTGTTAATTGCCGATCTCTTGGAATGATCTCTTGATGAATAGTGGCTTATATGTTCTGATAATTGGGTTATGTCTGATTGCACATTCCTTCCAGATTATAAGACCAGTTCGCTCCAAGCATTGTGCCATATGTAGACGCTGTGTGGAGCAGTTTGACCACCACTGTCCCTGGATCTCAAATTGTGTGGGAAAGGtacatgattttaaatttctgaATAATGGGCTATTCGGCATCTTTGTTCTGTTTTGGTTTACTTATTTAACAGGATGTTGGATCTGATTTAACTAGTTTTCATTCTATCAATGTAGCAATTAAGACTTTCTGCCAACACATATGCTCAAACCAAGATATCCCCATTCCCAAACCTCTGTAGATGCATGAATTTCTATTGACttgttttctctttattatttGGCGTCTGTGTGTTTTCATTCTTAGCACTTCATGTTTGGATTTGCAGAGGAACAAGCgggattttgttgtttttctctGCTTCGGAACTATAACAGCATTGATTGGCGGGGCAGTTGCTTTACAGAGTATGTTCTACTAAATGCATATCTTCTAACTGTGAAttgtagagatagagttgatattaaaatgttctgatatttgttgtttgaaatttgaattcagCATTGGAGCATGAATAAGCCTTTCTTGATTTGGTTTtcttataaaatctaaaaaatgtcaattctGGATGGTAGGATCACTCAGGACTTGTTTAAATAGGTTAGCTTCAATGAATATCAGATGTTTTAGCAGCCACTTTGAGTTACCTACCCCATGATTGCATTGGACCTCAAGTATGCTTAACACTAAAGTTCTGTGAAACCCTATTTCTGTGGTTGCTTACCTCCAACACTCTCCATCCTCATGCACACTTATTGCATTGGTCAAAGTGCTTATTTGTAGCCATTTGATGTTCGTTTCCAGAACTTGTTTTAGCAAATACAAAGATGTTCGTCAAGTTAATGTCCAAAATCTTTTGCTTACACCTTGGGCTATGAGTATTTTCATGGTGATATACCCTGACCATATTACAAATCGCAGAATTCTGATCCTGCTTCTTTCcggaaattaattttctaaagcTAGGGATTATTTctgattttcaattaaaatgatctattattttttgcaaTAGGAATTTGGACATCTGTACTACCCGTGCCAACTGGTGAAAGCTGGAGccatttcataatatttaaccATCCCGGTCTAATCGCGTTCCTGGTTATGGACACTGCTATCTTTATTGCTTCAGCAACTTTATTGTCAATGCAGGCTACCCAGGTGAAGGTTTTTTTATTGTCTCAgattttcataaatcataatgcattttatttttaggaattGCTTGCCGAATTTTCCAGTATAGCTGATTGTTCTACGATTCTATCTTGACTAAATAACTTGCATTGGTCAACAAGAATtgcaaaaatcacaaaattctTTTTCCCGATACGGTTATCCTATTCATTCATCATGTATACACTTTCAATAATTTGGATGCATCTACACTGCTACCAATCTGCTCAAACAGAAGGATGCCCCCTTGAACTAAGCCTTCAAATTCTCTTCCACATTACATATCTCTTTGAATTCTTTTTAGTGTGTGATTAATAGCATGATTGCCTAcaaaagttgaattttgttCCACCTAGATTTGTAATTTGCCTGCAAATTCcttaaaaaagtaaatcatCTTTAGGTGTTGTTGCCGAAGTAcatgaatttataatttatcagCATTTGTTGCATTTGCTCTGTGGCTCTCAACCTTTCCTCTATGTAGATTGCTCGGAATATCACCACAAACGAATTGTCAAACGCAATACGCTATGGCTATCTTCGGGGGCCAGATGGGCGCTTCCGGAACCCATATAATCATGGCTGTTGGAAGAATTGCTCGGATTTTGTAATACACGGCTACACAGACGACAACGAGATTTCTTGGCCTCCCCTGCAGCAGGTGGCCAGATAGCATATGCGAATTATAGAGAAGCCCCATGTTGTCACATAATACACTAATGTATTTGATTGTTAATATCCTCTTGTATAATGCAACATTACTgattaaaaaaacaagttgatgtgaataaaaatatgtttcaaataattataatgatgaatttattatttttttttctatttgaatTACATCAAAATCTAAATCAAAACCACTCATTCCGTCCCATACTCCCATCAAATACTTTTGAAGAATTTGCTTTttggcacatgattttatgtagtgttgattttatgtagtgttgttttataagttaatgaagagagtggggaaagtagaaataaagttgttttcattttaggaaatatttcattttaaatgggacaacctaaaaatgagaaaacaaCGGCAGATTTTGGTAATTAATCAGGCTGATTTGCATAAATAATGAAGTTGACTTGAGCTAAAAAAGACTAAGTGAAAGAATATATGTAATATGCCCAAAtgtttatactattattttcctTCTATTGAGTAAATGAAACAAAGGCAAAAATCGACTTAAATATTTGACATTCTTTTGGGAACAACTACAAAGGATTCCAAGAACTAACTTCTTATATTTCTTCCTTGTGGCTGTGGTCACAAAATTGTTAAAGTATTCCAAGAAGGCTGCAAAATATCTTGAAAAGATAATGCTTCCGACAAAGCAGCCAACTAAGGAAACAACAGAGAATACAGAAGATAACGAATTGCTGCAAACCACATGCTGATTGCTGGCTGTTTACACAATTTAAGTTAGGCCTGAAAACTATGAGTATAGCTTAGAAGTTAGAACTGaattacaacaacaaaaattggTACACTTAATGTTGATGAGAATACTAAACTTTCATGTAGAATTACATTCTAGATTCAGTTAGAAGGTTAACTTGTAGC is drawn from Salvia hispanica cultivar TCC Black 2014 chromosome 6, UniMelb_Shisp_WGS_1.0, whole genome shotgun sequence and contains these coding sequences:
- the LOC125196720 gene encoding probable protein S-acyltransferase 23, translated to MASEIEIEIVSDSSQQKPANGNPNEVHIVDVYSAAAYGDFEKLRNFVENDGVSVSHPDGNGYYPLQWAALNNFADICQYIIERGGDVNAKDNAGQTALHWAAVRGSIAAADVLLQNGARVEADDLNGYRAVHVAAQYGQTAFLNYIVAKYQADYDAPDSHGRSALHWAAVKGFADTIRLLLFRDASQGRQDKEGCTPLHWAALRGNVEACSVLAHAGSKEELLVKDKAGKTPLELASDKGHRHIALFLSNALRARSKDWKHRICSRHDGTVGYAPVLFSLVVVNVILFISCVLFAPNLTKVTAIVGLWGWTGVSFAVGSLIMFARCSSADPGYIKIGTANHSDAEDPLLNIDLNSNWNGNWSQLCPTCKIIRPVRSKHCAICRRCVEQFDHHCPWISNCVGKRNKRDFVVFLCFGTITALIGGAVALQRIWTSVLPVPTGESWSHFIIFNHPGLIAFLVMDTAIFIASATLLSMQATQIARNITTNELSNAIRYGYLRGPDGRFRNPYNHGCWKNCSDFVIHGYTDDNEISWPPLQQVAR